Proteins from a single region of Undibacterium sp. KW1:
- a CDS encoding acyltransferase family protein — protein MQNDATINAGNAGLSAIAPAHAQAKQTAATGERLHGLDALRAGALLLGVLLHASISFLPGAKFFWMVSDNQKTALLGPVFFVIHIFRMPLFFMLAGYFAHLVLQKKGWAGFIKDRLKRITLPLLLGWPVIFAAIVAAMVLAAWVRNGGSLPQKSPPPPAFTADSFPLAHLWFLYMLTLLYAVYLGLWAVCRQLGILPQLKRCAEWLMPAMSGWFGPMLLALPVALALFYTPYWVSWFGVPTPDQSLYPGRAAWVSFGMAFSFGWMLQQSTATLPRWQQRWRWHLGLALLMTAICLYLGGLVPRLVPAVHDESKLIFAWLYAAAAWHFCFGLTGLALKFMKQATPTLRYLADASYWIYLVHLPLVMVLQVLVSRSEWHWTIKLAAVLLGTLVLTLLSYRYLVRFTWIGKLLNGQRHAAHRQHARA, from the coding sequence ATGCAAAACGATGCCACTATTAATGCAGGTAATGCAGGCCTCTCTGCAATCGCACCCGCGCATGCCCAAGCCAAGCAAACCGCAGCAACTGGCGAACGCCTGCATGGACTGGATGCCTTGCGTGCCGGGGCCCTGCTGTTGGGCGTGCTTTTACATGCGAGCATTTCTTTTTTGCCTGGCGCCAAATTCTTTTGGATGGTCAGCGACAATCAAAAAACCGCATTGCTGGGGCCAGTGTTCTTTGTCATCCATATTTTCAGGATGCCTCTGTTCTTCATGTTGGCCGGTTATTTTGCCCACCTGGTTTTGCAAAAGAAAGGCTGGGCTGGTTTTATCAAGGACAGGCTCAAACGCATCACCCTGCCCTTGCTGCTTGGCTGGCCTGTGATATTTGCAGCGATCGTTGCCGCCATGGTGCTGGCTGCCTGGGTGCGCAATGGCGGCAGCCTGCCGCAAAAGTCACCACCTCCACCGGCTTTTACGGCTGACAGTTTCCCGCTTGCCCACTTGTGGTTTTTGTATATGCTGACGCTGCTGTATGCAGTGTATCTCGGTCTTTGGGCGGTCTGCAGGCAACTGGGTATCTTGCCCCAACTGAAGCGCTGTGCAGAATGGCTCATGCCCGCAATGTCAGGCTGGTTTGGCCCCATGTTGCTGGCACTGCCGGTGGCGCTGGCCTTGTTTTATACGCCTTACTGGGTGAGCTGGTTTGGCGTGCCTACGCCAGATCAATCACTCTACCCTGGACGGGCAGCCTGGGTCAGTTTTGGCATGGCGTTTAGCTTTGGCTGGATGTTGCAGCAATCAACCGCTACATTGCCACGGTGGCAGCAACGCTGGCGCTGGCACCTGGGCCTTGCACTATTGATGACGGCTATCTGTCTGTATCTGGGCGGTCTGGTACCAAGACTGGTGCCGGCAGTGCATGATGAAAGCAAATTGATTTTTGCCTGGCTATATGCGGCGGCTGCATGGCATTTTTGTTTTGGCCTGACTGGTCTGGCGCTAAAATTCATGAAGCAGGCAACCCCCACGCTACGTTACCTGGCAGATGCTTCTTACTGGATTTACCTGGTGCACCTGCCCCTGGTGATGGTTTTGCAGGTCCTGGTATCGCGTAGTGAGTGGCATTGGACAATCAAACTGGCCGCAGTCTTGCTGGGCACACTGGTTTTGACTTTACTCAGCTATCGCTATCTGGTCCGGTTTACATGGATAGGCAAGCTCTTGAATGGCCAGCGTCATGCTGCTCACCGGCAGCACGCACGGGCCTGA
- a CDS encoding RNA polymerase sigma factor: MDEELFLQQLAMHKRLLYKVAYSYCRHAEDRRDLVQEMVMQLWRSFRSFDQRVQFSTWMYRIAMNVAISHYRSETRQVRDTLPLEEFGLDIAEADQLYNAQSDNMRTLDKLITELDELNRALILLFMDGHDNDEIASIMGLSTANVATRMTRIKQKLQARFAEGN; this comes from the coding sequence ATGGACGAAGAACTCTTCTTGCAGCAACTCGCCATGCATAAACGCCTGCTGTACAAGGTGGCCTATAGCTATTGCCGTCATGCCGAAGACAGGCGTGATCTGGTGCAGGAAATGGTCATGCAGTTATGGCGTTCTTTTCGCAGTTTTGATCAGCGCGTGCAGTTTTCTACCTGGATGTACCGCATCGCCATGAATGTCGCTATCTCGCACTACCGCAGTGAGACACGGCAAGTGCGCGATACGCTGCCACTGGAAGAGTTTGGTCTGGACATCGCCGAGGCAGACCAACTCTACAACGCCCAGAGCGACAATATGCGCACACTGGACAAACTCATCACCGAGCTGGATGAGCTTAATCGCGCACTTATCCTGCTGTTCATGGATGGTCATGACAATGATGAGATCGCCAGCATCATGGGGCTCAGCACTGCCAATGTTGCCACGCGCATGACACGCATCAAACAGAAATTACAAGCCCGCTTTGCAGAAGGAAATTAA